Proteins encoded in a region of the Leopardus geoffroyi isolate Oge1 chromosome E2, O.geoffroyi_Oge1_pat1.0, whole genome shotgun sequence genome:
- the PPP5C gene encoding serine/threonine-protein phosphatase 5 translates to MAMAEGERTECAEHPRDEPPADGALKRAEELKTQANDYFKAKDYENAIKFYSQAIELNPSSAIYYGNRSLAYLRTECYGYALADATRAVEIDKKYIKGYYRRAASNMALGKFRAALRDYETVVKVKPHDRDAKMKYQECNKIVKQKAFERAIAGDEHKRSVVDSLDIESMTIEDEYSGPKLEDGKVTVTFMKELMQWYKDQKKLHRKCAYQILVQVKEVLSKLSTLVETTLKETEKITVCGDTHGQFYDLLNIFELNGLPSETNPYIFNGDFVDRGSFSVEVILTLFGFKLLYPDHFHLLRGNHETDNMNQIYGFEGEVKAKYTAQMYELFSEVFEWLPLAQCINGKVLIMHGGLFSEDGVTLDDIRKIERNRQPPDSGPMCDLLWSDPQPQNGRSVSKRGVSCQFGPDVTKAFLEDNHLDYIIRSHEVKAEGYEVAHGGRCVTVFSAPNYCDQMGNKASYIHLRGSDLRPQFHQFTAVPHPDVKPMAYASTLLQLGMM, encoded by the exons CCAAGGACTACGAGAACGCGATCAAGTTCTACAGCCAGGCCATCGAGCTGAACCCCAGCAGCGCCATCTACTATGGGAACCGCAGCCTGGCCTACCTGCGCACCGAGTGCTACGGCTACGCGCTGGCCGACGCCACCCGGGCCGTCGAGATCGACAAGAAGTACATTAAGGGCTACTACCGCCGGGCCGCCAGCAACATGGCGCTGGGCAAGTTCCGGGCCGCCCTGCGTGACTACGAGACG GTGGTGAAGGTGAAGCCCCACGACAGGGACGCCAAGATGAAGTACCAAGAGTGCAACAAGATTGTGAAGCAGAAAGCCTTCGAGCGGGCCATCGCCGGCGACGAGCACAAGCGCTCCGTTGTGGACTCGCTGGACATCGAGAGCATGA CCATTGAGGATGAGTACAGCGGGCCCAAGCTTGAGGATGGCAAGGTGACGGTCACCTTCATGAAGGAGCTCATGCAGTGGTACAAGGACCAGAAGAAACTGCACCGGAAATGCGCCTACCAG ATTCTGGTACAGGTCAAAGAGGTCCTCTCCAAGCTGAGCACACTCGTGGAGACCACGCTGAAAGAG ACAGAGAAGATTACGGTGTGCGGGGACACCCACGGCCAGTTCTATGACCTCCTCAATATATTTGAGCTCAACGGTTTACCCTCGGAGACCAACCCCTAT ATATTTAATGGCGACTTTGTGGACCGCGGCTCCTTCTCCGTAGAAGTGATCCTCACCCTTTTTGGCTTTAAGCTCCTGTACCCAGATCACTTTCACTTGCTTCGAG GCAACCATGAGACGGACAACATGAACCAGATCTATGGCTTCGAGGGCGAAGTGAAGGCCAAATACACAGCCCAGATGTACGAGCTCTTCAGCGAGGTGTTCGAGTGGCTCCCGCTGGCCCAGTGTATCAACGGCAAAGTGCTG ATCATGCACGGGGGCTTGTTCAGTGAAGATGGCGTCACCCTGGACGACATCAGGAAGATTGAGCGGAACCGGCAGCCCCCGGATTCAG gtCCCATGTGCGACCTGCTCTGGTCAGACCCACAGCCGCAG AACGGACGCTCGGTCAGCAAGCGGGGCGTGAGCTGCCAGTTTGGCCCCGACGTCACCAAGGCCTTCCTGGAGGACAACCACCTGGACTACATCATCCGCAGCCACGAAGTCAAGGCCGAGGGCTACGAGGTGGCACATGGCGGCCGCTGCGTCACCGTCTTTTCCGCCCCCAACTACTG TGACCAGATGGGGAATAAAGCCTCCTATATCCACCTCCGGGGCTCTGACCTGCGGCCCCAGTTCCACCAGTTCACAGCAGTG CCTCATCCCGACGTCAAGCCCATGGCCTACGCCAGCACGCTGCTGCAGTTAGGGATGATGTGA